The Sporocytophaga myxococcoides genome contains a region encoding:
- a CDS encoding SGNH/GDSL hydrolase family protein, which translates to MAEIAEDKSISELSLASKTSGKEFIPVVQDGETKKIQVGNIANRRSGKFAGRKVVAFGSRSPNFVDQFSDGIATTETSQFVGKNIGIVTELAVYFLNADSINATVPDEAADITIEASVEYPIGTWTRITFNNGSTNFLLRRGSGIVSDTINIYIPPNTWYRIRTNVTVNPGEKWQKSRSTNAGNTGPGEGVVTGSNLVMSGTIPNSQSYGFGPCAIVGISDTNKASILWAGDSIVTGHGDSGQPSLGNGESGGYLGRLFGDQWPVMRCNMSGQRIIAWIRSSSRNSWAYDELLSSCDYVICNLGINDFRAGSSKATIISRTIEFWYYFYSRGVEAYQCTITPNTTSTDGWTTTENQTVMSFESDRVGMNDWIRDGAPIDITTKAAAAIGATGSNIVRFGEYGHPAIGYFDCADKAETSRNSGKWRVNRTGDGLHPNNISYGEIVTAFDTNLFLLYKTS; encoded by the coding sequence ATGGCTGAAATAGCAGAAGATAAATCAATTAGTGAATTGTCACTAGCTTCTAAGACTTCAGGGAAGGAGTTTATTCCAGTAGTTCAAGATGGGGAGACAAAAAAAATACAAGTTGGAAATATTGCAAATAGAAGGTCAGGGAAGTTTGCAGGAAGAAAGGTAGTTGCCTTTGGCAGTAGATCACCTAATTTTGTTGATCAGTTCAGCGATGGTATAGCAACCACTGAAACTAGTCAGTTTGTGGGCAAAAATATTGGTATTGTGACTGAGTTAGCAGTTTATTTTTTGAACGCAGACTCTATAAACGCCACGGTGCCAGACGAAGCAGCGGATATAACTATTGAAGCTTCCGTCGAGTATCCAATAGGAACATGGACAAGAATTACCTTTAATAATGGGTCTACCAACTTTCTATTAAGAAGGGGATCAGGCATCGTTTCCGATACAATCAATATCTACATTCCACCTAATACATGGTATAGGATAAGAACTAATGTAACCGTAAACCCAGGTGAAAAGTGGCAAAAGTCAAGGTCTACAAATGCTGGCAATACTGGGCCTGGGGAAGGTGTAGTAACTGGAAGTAATTTAGTTATGAGCGGAACAATTCCCAATAGCCAATCTTACGGCTTTGGCCCTTGCGCTATTGTGGGAATTTCTGATACCAATAAAGCCTCAATACTCTGGGCAGGAGATTCTATAGTTACAGGGCATGGAGATTCAGGACAACCTTCATTAGGAAATGGAGAATCTGGCGGATACCTTGGACGGTTATTTGGAGATCAGTGGCCCGTAATGAGATGCAATATGTCCGGACAGAGAATTATAGCGTGGATCAGAAGTTCTAGTCGTAATTCATGGGCCTACGACGAACTGCTCTCATCCTGTGACTATGTAATATGCAATCTAGGTATAAACGATTTTAGGGCTGGCTCGTCCAAGGCTACTATTATATCAAGAACAATTGAATTTTGGTACTATTTCTATTCCCGCGGGGTAGAGGCATATCAATGCACAATTACACCTAATACGACATCTACAGATGGGTGGACAACTACAGAAAATCAAACTGTTATGTCCTTCGAATCTGACAGGGTTGGGATGAACGATTGGATAAGGGATGGTGCGCCTATAGATATTACTACGAAAGCTGCAGCAGCAATTGGAGCTACGGGTTCTAATATAGTAAGGTTTGGAGAATATGGTCACCCCGCAATAGGGTATTTTGACTGTGCTGATAAAGCTGAAACATCTAGAAATTCTGGAAAATGGCGTGTGAATCGTACTGGAGATGGCCTACACCCTAATAATATCTCTTATGGTGAAATAGTCACAGCTTTCGATACAAATTTGTTTTTACTATATAAGACTTCTTAA
- a CDS encoding CHAP domain-containing protein: protein MAKIYLIFCSLFLSLLAYGGDTEGNIKKKVVNLYTSQIGVHELTGNNDGPEIEAYLRVCGLPKGHAWCAAFVSWVFDRANIKAIKSAWAPSWFPNKNVIFKNGKSLPEKPSPSQGDVFGIYFLNLKRVGHVGFIDNWNYSKTTVVTVEGNTNAAGSREGDGVLRKYRLKSQIYTVSRWF, encoded by the coding sequence ATGGCAAAGATCTATCTTATTTTTTGCTCGCTTTTTTTGTCTCTTCTGGCTTATGGTGGAGATACTGAAGGCAATATAAAAAAGAAAGTAGTTAACCTGTATACCAGTCAGATAGGTGTACACGAATTGACTGGAAACAATGACGGACCTGAGATAGAAGCTTACCTAAGAGTTTGCGGTTTGCCCAAAGGTCATGCCTGGTGCGCTGCTTTTGTGTCCTGGGTATTTGATCGGGCAAATATTAAGGCAATAAAATCAGCCTGGGCCCCGTCCTGGTTTCCTAATAAAAATGTAATCTTTAAAAATGGGAAGAGTCTCCCGGAAAAACCGTCTCCATCTCAGGGAGATGTTTTTGGAATCTATTTCCTCAACTTAAAAAGAGTTGGTCATGTAGGATTTATTGATAATTGGAATTATTCAAAAACTACAGTAGTCACAGTTGAAGGTAATACAAATGCTGCAGGCTCCCGTGAAGGCGATGGAGTTTTGAGAAAATATAGGTTAAAGTCTCAAATTTACACAGTTTCAAGATGGTTCTGA
- a CDS encoding tyrosine-type recombinase/integrase encodes MKIIRARKNVKENSITSNPTKKKTLYPYTLGRIVKPKDENGNITLDKDWHVEYWIWNIDLERLVRKRESEGINKFATISQRLQAAELKKKEIDSFLIAGAVAYLKDELHEAEKGIDINKATLIEAFDYACLCKFPDLERGTRKGFNALRKHLVRWMDVNEKYKNALFTSYTTQTIYKFLDFLSVYVVDEKKGKIISKKTYNNNIGYLSGIYNFYLDREVISYNPVSKVKRKKALSGGHIPYLDDEIELIKKYLDETGDHQLLLFIQFIYYGFFRPHEELRYLQVAHIKKDTIYIPPEIAKNDTGQYIRIPKPLEKLIVENNLRNYPKNYFIFTKDQKPGPVMVGENYFYKRHRKMLETIGLHGLDKDLYCYKHTGNIKLFKAGADIKTIQEQNRHSTIQQTDTYLKSLGLFRDGTELDIFPEF; translated from the coding sequence ATGAAAATTATACGAGCTAGAAAGAACGTGAAGGAGAATTCCATTACTTCAAATCCAACCAAAAAGAAAACCTTATACCCATACACTCTTGGGCGCATTGTTAAACCCAAGGATGAAAATGGAAACATTACATTAGATAAAGATTGGCATGTCGAGTATTGGATCTGGAATATTGACCTGGAAAGACTAGTAAGGAAACGCGAATCTGAAGGGATTAATAAATTCGCCACTATTAGCCAAAGGTTACAAGCTGCAGAACTTAAGAAAAAGGAGATTGATTCTTTTCTAATTGCGGGAGCTGTGGCTTATTTAAAAGATGAATTACATGAAGCAGAAAAAGGAATTGATATTAATAAGGCCACACTGATTGAAGCTTTTGATTACGCCTGTCTTTGCAAATTTCCGGACCTTGAAAGGGGAACCAGAAAAGGATTTAATGCCCTCAGGAAACATTTGGTGCGGTGGATGGATGTGAACGAGAAATATAAAAATGCATTATTCACTTCTTACACAACCCAAACCATTTATAAATTTTTAGATTTCCTCAGTGTTTATGTTGTAGACGAGAAAAAAGGGAAGATCATATCAAAGAAAACATATAATAATAATATAGGATATCTTTCCGGGATATACAATTTTTACTTAGATCGTGAGGTAATCAGTTATAATCCGGTTTCGAAAGTAAAACGAAAAAAAGCTTTATCAGGCGGACATATTCCATACCTGGATGACGAAATAGAATTAATCAAAAAATACTTAGATGAGACCGGAGATCACCAGCTGCTTCTGTTTATACAATTTATCTATTATGGCTTTTTCAGACCGCATGAAGAATTGAGATACCTGCAGGTTGCGCATATCAAAAAAGACACAATTTACATTCCTCCGGAAATTGCTAAAAATGATACAGGACAATATATCCGGATCCCCAAACCCCTTGAAAAGCTAATAGTGGAGAATAACCTTAGAAATTATCCCAAGAATTATTTCATATTCACTAAAGACCAAAAACCAGGTCCTGTAATGGTAGGTGAGAATTATTTCTATAAACGGCATAGAAAAATGCTCGAAACTATAGGTTTACATGGGTTAGATAAGGACCTATATTGTTACAAGCACACGGGGAACATTAAGCTCTTTAAAGCCGGGGCAGATATAAAAACCATTCAGGAACAAAATCGCCATTCAACTATCCAACAGACAGATACCTATTTGAAAAGCTTAGGATTGTTCCGGGATGGCACCGAACTTGACATTTTCCCTGAATTTTAA
- a CDS encoding glycosyltransferase family 25 protein → MLKDKVDHVYLINLDERTDRLESATNECNKIGLPFERVSAVNGSALNLTVQSYSAFDDLYWNAGAYGLLLTTLKILKDAKVKGYKSILILEDDVFFKPEINDLADLYFPHLPNDWQMILFGAEHCLKPSKYKGNLSLARYSFCLHCYAINHIIFDYYIHLLEKQNKQIDLITAEDLQPLMKTFVFTPDLAGQTASWSNIQERPVDSKCLRK, encoded by the coding sequence ATGCTTAAAGATAAGGTTGACCATGTTTATCTGATCAATCTCGACGAAAGAACGGACCGTCTTGAGAGTGCTACAAATGAATGTAATAAAATCGGGCTTCCATTTGAAAGGGTTAGCGCCGTAAATGGTAGCGCTCTCAACTTGACGGTTCAGAGTTATTCAGCCTTTGATGATCTATACTGGAATGCAGGTGCTTACGGCCTCTTACTTACTACCTTAAAAATCCTTAAGGATGCAAAAGTAAAAGGTTATAAAAGCATTTTGATTCTGGAAGATGATGTCTTTTTTAAGCCAGAAATAAACGATCTGGCAGATCTGTATTTTCCTCATTTGCCGAATGATTGGCAAATGATATTGTTTGGTGCTGAACATTGTTTAAAGCCTTCTAAATATAAAGGGAATCTATCTTTAGCCAGGTATTCATTTTGTCTTCATTGTTATGCAATCAATCATATTATATTTGATTATTACATTCATTTGCTCGAAAAGCAGAATAAACAGATTGATCTTATAACAGCGGAGGACCTTCAGCCTCTAATGAAAACATTTGTTTTTACTCCTGATCTTGCCGGTCAAACCGCCTCTTGGAGCAATATTCAAGAAAGGCCCGTTGATAGTAAATGTTTACGAAAATGA